A single Methanolobus sp. ZRKC5 DNA region contains:
- a CDS encoding tRNA (adenine-N1)-methyltransferase — protein sequence MLTGELVLLKTSHRDKVKEFIAKVSDDQLHTNFGIIELSSLMDKAPGDTVVSHKGQEFTIQRPKMPDFFRHAKRTGAPMMPKDIGMIIAYTGLNKNDAVLDAGTGSGIMTMYLGSIAKRVVTYEVREDFVEVARKNVENAGLDNVELRCGDIVDEIKNIDEKFDLITLDTQNSKDVIPYVESILYPGGFLATYSPFFEQTKEIRDAIEAAHFCDVTTIECTEREISFSSRGTRPSTSKVGHTGFITIARA from the coding sequence ATGTTAACTGGTGAATTGGTTTTGCTAAAGACTTCCCACAGGGATAAGGTCAAAGAGTTTATCGCAAAGGTTTCCGATGATCAACTGCACACGAATTTTGGTATTATAGAACTTTCCTCTCTCATGGACAAGGCTCCTGGTGACACAGTGGTGTCGCATAAAGGTCAGGAGTTTACTATACAGCGTCCTAAAATGCCGGATTTCTTCCGTCACGCAAAAAGGACCGGTGCTCCAATGATGCCCAAGGACATAGGCATGATAATCGCCTATACCGGACTCAATAAGAATGACGCTGTACTGGATGCAGGGACTGGATCGGGTATAATGACAATGTATCTTGGTTCCATTGCAAAACGCGTCGTAACATATGAAGTCAGGGAAGATTTCGTAGAGGTTGCCCGTAAAAATGTAGAAAATGCAGGTCTTGATAATGTAGAACTTCGCTGTGGTGACATTGTTGATGAAATAAAGAACATTGATGAGAAATTCGATTTAATAACCCTTGATACTCAGAATTCAAAAGATGTCATACCTTATGTGGAGAGCATACTGTATCCTGGGGGATTCCTTGCTACTTATTCTCCGTTCTTTGAACAGACAAAAGAGATACGTGATGCAATTGAGGCCGCACATTTCTGTGATGTGACAACGATAGAATGTACGGAGCGTGAGATATCATTCTCATCAAGAGGTACCAGGCCATCCACCTCAAAAGTAGGACATACAGGCTTTATCACAATAGCAAGAGCCTGA
- a CDS encoding S-methyl-5-thioribose-1-phosphate isomerase, with amino-acid sequence MRTIDWNNENNSIVMIDQTLLPLEYKVIECKTLASLCEGIKSLRVRGAPALGAAGAYGIALAATLSSSSNMEALIRDLEIAAKTIKATRPTAVNLAWGIDRTMSAISDAYDRNGIKDVVLSEAKNIADEDVATNKKLGKYGAKLLEDGDTVMTHCNAGKMACVDWGTALGVIRSAVEAGKEIKVIACETRPLNQGGRITTWELMQDNIDVTLITDSMSGYVMSKGMVDKVIVGADRITGDAVFNKIGTYTHSVLAREHEIPFFVAAPISTFDPNNWEDTVTIEERDANELRFFKDVQIAPADVKVYNPAFDATPMENVTAVITEKGVFYPPFLLDELLA; translated from the coding sequence ATGAGAACCATAGACTGGAATAACGAAAATAATTCTATTGTAATGATAGACCAGACACTTCTCCCACTGGAGTACAAGGTCATTGAATGCAAAACGCTTGCTTCGCTCTGTGAGGGTATCAAATCCCTGCGTGTAAGAGGAGCTCCTGCGTTGGGAGCTGCCGGTGCATATGGTATTGCACTTGCCGCAACCCTCAGCAGTTCCAGCAACATGGAAGCCCTCATAAGGGATCTGGAAATAGCTGCAAAGACAATAAAAGCAACCCGACCCACGGCAGTAAACCTTGCATGGGGCATTGACAGGACCATGAGTGCCATCTCGGATGCATACGACCGCAATGGTATCAAAGACGTAGTGCTGTCCGAAGCAAAGAATATTGCTGATGAAGATGTGGCAACTAATAAGAAACTGGGAAAATACGGAGCAAAACTACTGGAAGATGGCGATACCGTCATGACTCACTGCAATGCAGGAAAAATGGCGTGTGTCGACTGGGGAACAGCACTTGGAGTTATCCGCTCTGCTGTTGAGGCAGGTAAAGAGATAAAGGTCATTGCCTGTGAAACACGACCACTGAATCAGGGCGGCAGGATCACTACCTGGGAACTCATGCAGGACAATATAGATGTGACACTCATTACTGATTCCATGTCAGGATATGTTATGAGTAAGGGAATGGTCGACAAGGTGATCGTGGGTGCTGACAGGATAACCGGAGATGCAGTCTTCAATAAGATAGGAACCTATACACACTCAGTACTTGCAAGGGAACATGAGATACCGTTCTTTGTTGCGGCACCAATATCTACATTTGACCCGAATAACTGGGAAGACACTGTTACTATTGAGGAGAGAGATGCAAATGAACTACGCTTCTTTAAGGATGTGCAGATAGCACCCGCAGATGTAAAAGTGTATAATCCCGCATTTGATGCAACACCAATGGAGAATGTCACTGCCGTCATCACAGAAAAGGGAGTATTCTATCCACCATTTTTGCTGGATGAACTCCTTGCATGA
- a CDS encoding DUF5806 family protein encodes MNKYRKFKKMNNKSYSDVTRFLKETTHLTAREWVISRMCADFKNLSNQSEMTWIGENLPELVPFMDESYSRQEVSNARASFKKKIQRSGTTFFYAYYAGLITQEEMLSMIHQMVADIKKLMDTEGSEVPEEHATEVQLLVAEVLRNINESLDEEY; translated from the coding sequence ATGAACAAATACCGCAAATTCAAAAAGATGAATAACAAAAGTTATTCCGATGTAACCCGGTTTTTGAAAGAGACAACACATCTTACGGCAAGGGAATGGGTCATCTCCAGGATGTGTGCTGATTTTAAGAATCTCTCCAATCAGTCGGAAATGACATGGATAGGCGAGAACCTGCCGGAGCTTGTTCCGTTCATGGATGAGTCTTATTCAAGACAGGAAGTTTCAAATGCTAGGGCATCTTTCAAGAAAAAAATTCAGCGCAGCGGTACTACGTTCTTTTATGCATATTATGCAGGCCTTATAACACAGGAAGAAATGCTATCGATGATCCACCAGATGGTAGCGGATATAAAAAAACTCATGGACACAGAAGGAAGCGAGGTTCCTGAAGAGCATGCCACAGAGGTTCAGTTACTCGTTGCCGAGGTACTGAGAAATATAAATGAATCACTGGATGAAGAGTATTAG
- a CDS encoding signal recognition particle protein Srp19: MSCIVRLMLMKDRGKLVIWPAYIDKTKSRRDGRIVSRKTSVESPTINEINQAAQKLGLNPEVEADKAYPRSWWETSGRVLIDNTAPKTHLSRRICSAIKEMRS, from the coding sequence ATGAGTTGTATTGTTAGACTCATGTTGATGAAAGACAGGGGTAAACTGGTCATATGGCCTGCGTACATCGATAAGACTAAATCAAGGCGTGACGGCCGCATTGTCTCCAGAAAGACTTCGGTGGAGTCCCCAACTATCAATGAAATAAATCAGGCGGCACAAAAGCTGGGACTCAATCCTGAGGTGGAGGCAGACAAGGCTTATCCTCGCAGCTGGTGGGAAACTAGTGGTAGGGTGCTTATAGATAATACTGCACCAAAGACTCATCTGTCCAGAAGGATATGCTCCGCTATCAAGGAAATGCGTTCCTGA
- a CDS encoding IS1 family transposase (programmed frameshift): MNCPKCKSSSHKKNGRIDGRQRYKCHDCGYNYSVDIKSTASPVSVKRQALQLYLEGLGFRSIGRFLGVSHVSVQKWIRKFGSELEDLKSENEISVVELDEMHTYIGNKKYCWIWIAVDRYGKKFIDCSFGSRGTKTGQKLWKKLKTKEVGEVMTDYWRAYAKLVPRNIHTRSKAETYTVEGYNSIFRHFLARLRRKSKCYTKSLEMLKISVLLLMKYRNKELAMFN; encoded by the exons ATGAATTGTCCAAAGTGTAAGAGTTCCAGTCATAAGAAGAACGGTAGGATTGATGGTCGACAACGCTACAAATGCCATGATTGTGGATACAACTATTCAGTAGATATAAAATCCACCGCTAGCCCCGTATCTGTTAAGCGACAGGCTTTACAACTCTATCTGGAGGGGTTGGGATTTCGTTCAATTGGACGTTTTTTGGGCGTTAGTCATGTTTCTGTTCAAAAATGGATTCGAAAATTTGGTAGTGAATTAGAGGATCTAAAAAGTGAAAATGAGATTTCTGTTGTGGAATTGGACGAGATGCATACTTATATTGGGAATAAAAAA TACTGCTGGATATGGATTGCTGTTGATAGATATGGGAAGAAATTCATCGATTGCTCTTTTGGCAGCAGAGGAACAAAAACAGGACAAAAACTCTGGAAAAAGTTAAAGACAAAAGAGGTTGGGGAAGTAATGACGGATTATTGGAGGGCATATGCCAAGTTAGTCCCCAGAAACATCCATACTCGATCAAAAGCAGAAACATATACTGTTGAAGGATACAACAGCATATTTAGGCATTTCCTGGCAAGACTAAGGAGAAAGTCAAAGTGTTATACTAAAAGTCTTGAAATGCTAAAAATCTCCGTTTTGCTCTTGATGAAATATAGGAATAAAGAACTAGCTATGTTTAATTAA
- a CDS encoding preprotein translocase subunit Sec61beta produces MTKKKSSSGGGLMSSAGLMRYYEADKRAIHVDPKTVITIGIVIGIIILILDANFGMWPIA; encoded by the coding sequence ATGACAAAGAAGAAATCCAGTTCTGGCGGCGGCTTGATGTCATCTGCCGGTCTTATGCGCTATTATGAAGCCGACAAAAGAGCAATACACGTAGACCCAAAAACCGTGATTACGATTGGCATAGTTATCGGAATTATTATCCTTATACTTGATGCAAACTTCGGAATGTGGCCAATAGCATAA
- the radB gene encoding DNA repair and recombination protein RadB, which yields MTKQLSSGCKPIDELLGGGFEAGVVTQIYGEAGSGKTNLCLQLAVECVKAGKKVIYIDTEAISPDRFKQIAGENAKEIAQQIIIFEPHNFEEQYAAVKEIEKLILENIGLIIIDSATAFYRLELDQEESSIRTRRELANQIGFVHGIARKHRVVAVMTNQVYSDITTGRVRPIGGSGIEHISKTIVQLEKTGDGTRRAKLWKHRSLPEGRTCKFTITGEGVR from the coding sequence ATAACTAAACAACTAAGCTCCGGCTGCAAGCCAATCGATGAACTTCTAGGAGGAGGATTTGAGGCAGGAGTCGTGACACAGATATATGGAGAAGCCGGAAGTGGCAAGACTAATTTGTGCCTACAACTTGCAGTTGAATGTGTCAAAGCTGGAAAAAAAGTCATCTATATAGATACTGAAGCTATTTCCCCTGACAGATTCAAACAAATTGCCGGAGAGAATGCAAAGGAGATAGCACAGCAGATAATCATCTTTGAACCTCATAATTTTGAAGAACAGTATGCTGCTGTCAAAGAAATAGAGAAACTCATCTTGGAAAATATCGGCCTTATAATAATAGATTCTGCAACTGCTTTTTACAGATTAGAGCTTGATCAGGAAGAATCAAGCATAAGGACCAGAAGGGAATTGGCAAACCAGATAGGTTTTGTACACGGTATCGCACGCAAACACAGGGTTGTAGCTGTTATGACCAACCAGGTCTACAGCGATATTACCACTGGCAGAGTAAGACCAATCGGCGGTAGTGGCATAGAGCACATATCAAAGACCATCGTCCAGCTTGAAAAAACAGGAGATGGCACAAGACGTGCAAAACTCTGGAAACACCGTTCACTTCCGGAAGGCAGGACCTGCAAGTTCACCATTACCGGTGAAGGTGTAAGATAA
- the nrdD gene encoding anaerobic ribonucleoside-triphosphate reductase: MTSLTKQHAIQKTLDGHDISIMPKVRTTAGHMVDWDRNVIVNQLLKETKLAERFHGKPGIEKDEAYDISKEVERRVRSLDLKFLSGPLIREIVNMELLQRGHVEWRNVSTRIGTPVYDACEIDLGSGFEANDNANLQENAETSHKKKADKISKEQYLLLLPTKIADMHLNGDIHIHDLEYLGTRAFCQDWDLRYFFYYGLMPDGSGAKASVAGPAMKAEVAILHAVKALGSAQTNFAGGQGFYNFLTFLAPYLEGKNYNDVKQLMQMFVYEMTQMMVARGGQVVFSSVQLSPGVPKLWKDKPVVYKGRVHDGTNGTQKRTYSEFEREVRLSFQALMDVMLEGDNWGKPFNFPKPEISIEPDFMEEDEFFNKAHPDLLGYEQLYDMTFELAAKFGTPYFDNQLPEYRGAGEGISCYQCCAYQFSANADADDSFDDKLIFKDGKHFSMGSWQVVSLNCPRAAYRANGDDSALFGDLKNLMDQCITLFKTKRSWMENIIENNRMPFATQRPKDPVTGEKGCIAVDIDALVCTMGVIGINEMVQYHTGSQMHESRNAFKFAIRVMTEMEMYANELSQKHGMEIALARTPAETTGQRFAVSDMLHEEYRDCVVEVVKGDSEAALANLKKTHDLPVYYTNGTHVPPGADVSLIDRINIEHVFFPIVDGGNICHIWMGEGAPDAKGLKEFAMNIAKNTQVGYFAFTKDMTVCLNDFHMMSGLKEVCENCGSSNVEQMSRVTGYVQAVGGWNNAKKQELADRMRYSSSDMI; the protein is encoded by the coding sequence ATGACATCATTAACAAAACAGCATGCTATACAGAAGACGCTCGATGGCCATGATATCTCTATAATGCCAAAAGTGCGAACCACAGCAGGACACATGGTTGATTGGGACCGCAATGTCATTGTCAATCAGTTACTGAAGGAAACAAAACTTGCTGAAAGGTTCCACGGCAAACCTGGAATCGAAAAGGATGAAGCTTACGACATTTCAAAAGAAGTAGAGCGCCGTGTCAGATCCCTTGACCTTAAATTCCTTTCAGGTCCACTTATAAGGGAGATCGTTAACATGGAGCTTCTCCAGAGAGGGCATGTTGAGTGGAGAAATGTTTCTACTAGGATAGGTACTCCGGTATATGATGCATGCGAGATCGATCTTGGAAGTGGTTTTGAAGCAAACGACAACGCAAATCTGCAGGAAAATGCCGAGACTTCCCATAAGAAGAAGGCAGACAAGATATCCAAAGAACAGTATCTGCTTCTTCTGCCAACGAAGATCGCTGACATGCATCTTAATGGCGATATTCATATTCATGATCTTGAGTATCTCGGAACCCGTGCTTTCTGCCAGGACTGGGACCTCAGGTATTTCTTCTATTATGGCCTCATGCCTGATGGTTCAGGTGCAAAGGCAAGTGTAGCCGGTCCTGCTATGAAGGCAGAGGTAGCTATACTTCATGCAGTGAAGGCTCTTGGGAGCGCACAGACTAACTTCGCAGGTGGCCAGGGATTCTACAATTTCCTTACATTCCTTGCTCCATACCTTGAAGGCAAGAATTATAATGATGTAAAGCAGCTCATGCAAATGTTCGTGTATGAGATGACTCAGATGATGGTAGCTCGTGGTGGGCAGGTCGTGTTCTCCTCCGTTCAGCTGTCTCCGGGTGTACCAAAACTCTGGAAGGATAAGCCAGTTGTCTACAAGGGGCGTGTGCATGATGGTACAAACGGTACCCAAAAGCGCACCTATAGCGAGTTTGAGCGTGAGGTACGTCTCTCTTTCCAGGCACTTATGGATGTGATGTTAGAGGGTGATAATTGGGGCAAACCTTTCAATTTCCCTAAGCCTGAAATATCCATAGAGCCAGACTTCATGGAAGAAGATGAGTTCTTTAACAAGGCACATCCTGATCTGCTTGGTTACGAGCAACTCTATGATATGACCTTTGAACTTGCAGCAAAGTTCGGTACTCCATATTTCGATAATCAGCTACCTGAATATAGGGGTGCAGGTGAGGGAATTTCCTGTTATCAGTGCTGTGCATATCAGTTCTCAGCAAATGCTGATGCAGATGACAGTTTTGATGACAAGCTCATATTCAAGGATGGAAAGCATTTCTCTATGGGTTCCTGGCAGGTCGTATCCCTCAACTGCCCAAGGGCGGCATACAGGGCAAATGGAGATGATTCTGCTCTGTTCGGTGACCTGAAGAACCTCATGGATCAGTGTATAACTCTCTTTAAGACAAAGCGCAGCTGGATGGAGAATATCATCGAGAACAACAGGATGCCATTTGCCACCCAGAGACCAAAGGATCCTGTTACAGGTGAGAAGGGCTGCATTGCAGTCGATATTGACGCACTTGTCTGTACGATGGGTGTTATCGGTATCAATGAAATGGTTCAGTACCATACTGGTTCTCAGATGCATGAATCCAGAAATGCATTCAAGTTTGCCATCAGAGTGATGACCGAGATGGAAATGTATGCCAACGAGCTCAGCCAGAAACATGGTATGGAGATTGCCCTTGCCCGTACTCCTGCTGAAACCACGGGCCAGAGATTTGCGGTATCAGACATGCTGCATGAAGAATACAGGGATTGTGTCGTGGAAGTTGTAAAGGGTGACAGTGAAGCTGCTCTTGCAAATCTCAAAAAGACCCATGATCTGCCCGTCTATTACACCAACGGTACTCATGTGCCACCAGGTGCGGATGTTTCTTTGATTGACAGGATAAATATCGAGCATGTGTTCTTCCCGATTGTTGACGGTGGAAACATCTGCCATATATGGATGGGGGAAGGTGCACCGGATGCAAAGGGACTTAAAGAATTTGCAATGAACATTGCAAAGAACACTCAGGTGGGTTACTTTGCTTTCACCAAGGATATGACTGTGTGCCTTAATGATTTCCATATGATGTCCGGCTTGAAGGAGGTCTGTGAGAACTGTGGTTCATCTAATGTCGAGCAGATGTCAAGGGTAACCGGGTATGTCCAGGCCGTTGGTGGATGGAATAATGCAAAGAAGCAAGAGCTTGCAGACAGGATGCGCTATAGCTCTTCAGACATGATCTGA
- a CDS encoding anaerobic ribonucleoside-triphosphate reductase activating protein has translation MKVNYGSSVPISTVDWHGKVSIVFFLRGCPYRCPYCQNHSLLFESNVVDTSVLEAEIKKSRPFVSNVVFSGGEPLMQKDAVKHLAGFAKKIGLLVGIHTNGYYPHVMAELMEEGLVDKFFIDVKAPLDNAEDYAKAIGCKDYTDIHIDPQLVMEKVTESINLVLGNNVELELRTTIIRDFMGSSDDVCNIARSISELTGRKDVVYVLQQGFAENAMLESLRDIKPLSRDEMLELADLTHEFLDNIYVRTKEKGNEKVNFESV, from the coding sequence ATGAAAGTAAACTATGGAAGCTCGGTTCCCATCTCAACGGTAGATTGGCACGGAAAAGTGTCAATCGTCTTTTTTTTACGTGGATGTCCTTACAGGTGTCCATATTGCCAGAACCATTCACTTCTTTTTGAAAGCAACGTAGTGGATACGTCAGTACTTGAAGCAGAAATAAAGAAGTCCAGACCATTTGTAAGTAACGTGGTTTTCTCAGGGGGCGAACCCCTGATGCAGAAGGATGCTGTGAAGCACCTTGCAGGTTTTGCAAAGAAAATAGGTTTGCTCGTCGGTATTCATACCAACGGCTATTATCCTCACGTAATGGCCGAATTGATGGAAGAAGGCCTTGTGGACAAATTCTTTATCGATGTAAAAGCTCCTCTGGATAATGCCGAGGATTATGCAAAGGCAATTGGCTGCAAGGACTATACTGATATTCACATTGACCCACAGCTTGTAATGGAAAAAGTGACAGAATCCATTAATCTGGTTCTGGGGAACAATGTTGAACTTGAGTTAAGGACGACCATAATCAGGGATTTCATGGGAAGTTCTGATGATGTCTGCAATATTGCAAGGTCCATTAGTGAATTAACAGGCAGAAAGGATGTTGTTTATGTCCTCCAGCAGGGATTTGCTGAAAATGCCATGCTTGAATCTCTCAGGGACATAAAACCATTGAGCAGGGATGAAATGCTTGAACTTGCTGACCTTACCCACGAGTTCCTTGACAATATATATGTACGGACAAAAGAGAAGGGTAACGAAAAGGTTAACTTCGAATCAGTTTGA
- a CDS encoding universal stress protein produces the protein MKILIPTDGSIYSSNAAKVAGKIALKHDYELIILHVVPDKGFSRKTWQKKGADQVISTIVDILLETGCDREKIKTIIEDGSAPEKIVEVAEDMRVDRIVIGTQGKNGLKKLVGSVTEKVLQISDVLVLVVPPNYTI, from the coding sequence ATGAAAATACTCATCCCTACAGATGGTTCAATTTATTCTTCAAATGCAGCCAAAGTTGCAGGAAAGATAGCTCTAAAACATGACTATGAGCTAATTATCCTCCATGTCGTCCCGGATAAGGGATTCTCAAGAAAGACATGGCAAAAAAAAGGTGCGGATCAGGTTATTTCCACAATCGTAGACATTCTTTTGGAAACAGGATGCGACAGGGAAAAAATAAAAACCATCATAGAAGATGGTAGCGCTCCTGAAAAAATAGTAGAGGTTGCTGAAGATATGCGTGTTGATCGCATAGTCATTGGCACACAGGGCAAGAATGGCCTGAAAAAACTAGTCGGATCTGTCACCGAAAAAGTACTGCAGATATCTGACGTACTGGTACTGGTGGTGCCACCTAACTATACCATTTAA
- a CDS encoding restriction endonuclease — protein MQTNRNDFNKYHVSREILSAVNEQGDRLLAARREIIKRVTEFEDFSVCWDNDRAAARGLVAQVRDMVNVKDSFTKMKIEKDEEKRRRLEQQKKLGAEKQNKAIKLQSVKTELFSLFGQQNAQKRGKSLEKVLNDLFACYNISVRETFTIKGKCAEGIIEQIDGLIELEGHLYLVEMKWWNTPIGTADISQHLVRLFNRGGHARRFFISYSEFTEPAISNCRDALSAGAIIALSTLKEIVALLEEEGDLKIWLKRKVNAAIVDREPYFIAE, from the coding sequence TTGCAAACTAATAGAAACGATTTCAATAAATATCATGTTTCACGCGAAATCCTATCTGCGGTTAATGAACAAGGAGATAGATTGCTTGCGGCAAGAAGGGAAATAATAAAACGGGTAACAGAATTTGAAGATTTCAGCGTTTGTTGGGATAATGATCGAGCAGCTGCGAGAGGATTAGTTGCACAAGTACGCGACATGGTAAATGTTAAAGATAGCTTTACAAAAATGAAAATTGAAAAGGATGAAGAAAAACGTAGGCGTTTGGAGCAACAAAAAAAGTTAGGTGCCGAAAAACAAAACAAAGCAATTAAACTCCAAAGTGTTAAAACTGAACTTTTTTCACTATTTGGACAACAAAATGCTCAAAAACGTGGTAAATCTCTTGAAAAAGTCTTAAACGATTTATTTGCATGTTACAACATTTCGGTTCGTGAGACATTTACTATAAAAGGCAAATGTGCCGAAGGGATTATTGAACAAATTGATGGACTTATTGAACTTGAAGGACACCTCTATTTAGTTGAAATGAAATGGTGGAATACACCCATCGGCACGGCAGACATATCCCAACACTTAGTACGCTTGTTTAATAGAGGGGGGCATGCAAGAAGATTTTTCATATCCTATTCCGAATTTACAGAACCGGCAATATCTAATTGCAGAGACGCGCTAAGTGCAGGAGCCATAATAGCACTATCTACTCTTAAAGAGATAGTTGCTTTATTGGAAGAAGAAGGCGATTTAAAAATTTGGCTTAAAAGAAAAGTAAACGCCGCAATAGTTGATAGAGAACCATATTTTATTGCTGAGTGA
- a CDS encoding HD domain-containing protein codes for MQKPLIIHDPVHKTIILDEFEQMLLSTKHVQRLRHIQQLGLVDHVYPGANHTRFEHSIGTMHMASVIGQSLSLEDEDIRKIRLAGLLHDVGHSAFSHAVENVLKRNPLLQPVIEGKKFIKHEAFSKDIISRLLPQDNYIAQYVESEFGTDPFQFFDEISKIATGDAQSISKPYLAQIIAGDVDADRIDFLLRDSYHTGVSFGLIDVDQIIGSLIIKDENVVLGSSDGSSYGSDMALTAAESLLISRAHHYTAIIHNPKTQAARVMILYALEDALEHFKDASGVDIAKDEVVRFFTEYNDNELLNFIRSSASEKSCKLLDDLRDGRLYVPVARLSQKIIRPSTRMALSTIARHGVATKRLEARLTQEFGDVLVDLTVASGVPKSMRIAMDEEDGFFYDESALANGLVRAISRQLSLTAFSHPDVVTDKDSNAVLSELRKVVDDLSPRLLNFTREDQYLPIEGIILLFYAVHSLFTEEKPGYISIPRLRHITWLYRTIRELSGFPKLKNLFDYSFHERYGFPYCEKVFEDIQVLVAMGIVDEDLRYYEKDGRFRQSYEYVLTWEGVEYAGTLADAYRPEFEEMMSHLSMGRHSIKRDIVTIPSNRYVSKKRPTGVK; via the coding sequence ATGCAAAAACCCCTGATAATCCATGATCCTGTTCACAAGACCATCATACTTGATGAGTTCGAACAGATGCTCCTGAGCACAAAGCACGTGCAGCGCCTGCGTCATATACAGCAACTTGGGTTAGTTGATCATGTTTATCCTGGTGCCAACCACACGCGTTTTGAGCACAGCATCGGAACCATGCACATGGCATCCGTAATAGGTCAGTCCCTGTCACTTGAGGACGAGGACATACGCAAGATACGTCTTGCCGGACTCCTGCATGATGTGGGTCACTCTGCATTCTCCCATGCAGTTGAGAATGTGCTCAAACGTAATCCTCTATTGCAACCAGTTATCGAGGGTAAGAAATTCATCAAACATGAGGCATTCTCGAAGGACATTATTTCCAGATTGCTCCCGCAGGATAATTATATCGCACAGTATGTGGAATCAGAATTTGGTACAGACCCGTTCCAATTCTTTGATGAGATCTCAAAGATAGCTACCGGGGATGCTCAGTCCATTTCAAAACCGTATCTTGCTCAAATAATCGCAGGTGATGTGGATGCCGACAGGATTGATTTTCTCCTGCGTGACTCGTATCACACGGGTGTTTCCTTCGGGCTCATAGATGTTGACCAGATAATCGGCAGTCTCATCATCAAGGATGAAAATGTCGTGCTGGGAAGCTCTGACGGCTCAAGCTATGGAAGCGATATGGCTCTGACGGCTGCTGAATCTTTGCTGATATCCAGGGCTCATCATTATACTGCGATCATACACAACCCGAAGACTCAGGCTGCCAGGGTGATGATACTCTATGCGCTTGAGGATGCACTCGAACATTTCAAGGATGCATCAGGGGTGGATATTGCAAAGGATGAGGTCGTTCGTTTCTTCACTGAATATAATGACAACGAGCTGCTCAATTTTATCCGATCAAGTGCATCTGAAAAATCATGTAAGTTACTGGATGACCTGCGTGATGGCAGGTTATATGTGCCGGTAGCCCGACTAAGTCAGAAAATTATCAGGCCATCAACAAGGATGGCACTCTCCACTATTGCTCGTCATGGGGTGGCTACAAAAAGGCTTGAGGCGAGACTTACTCAGGAATTTGGAGATGTACTTGTGGACCTTACGGTGGCTTCAGGTGTCCCAAAAAGTATGCGCATTGCAATGGATGAAGAAGATGGTTTCTTCTACGACGAATCTGCACTCGCCAATGGTCTGGTCCGGGCAATATCACGACAGTTATCACTTACTGCTTTCTCTCACCCGGACGTGGTAACGGATAAAGATTCAAATGCTGTTCTCTCAGAGTTACGCAAGGTGGTCGATGACCTTTCACCCCGGCTGCTTAATTTCACTCGTGAAGATCAGTATCTTCCAATAGAAGGCATAATCCTGTTGTTCTATGCAGTGCACAGTCTCTTCACAGAAGAGAAACCGGGTTATATTTCAATCCCGCGTCTTCGGCATATTACCTGGCTTTATCGTACCATCCGTGAACTAAGTGGCTTCCCTAAATTGAAGAACCTTTTCGATTATTCATTCCATGAACGGTACGGTTTCCCCTACTGTGAGAAGGTCTTTGAGGATATACAGGTACTCGTTGCTATGGGTATCGTTGATGAGGATCTTCGCTACTATGAAAAAGATGGCCGGTTCCGGCAGAGTTATGAATATGTGCTTACATGGGAAGGGGTTGAATATGCAGGGACTCTTGCAGATGCCTACCGCCCGGAATTCGAGGAAATGATGTCTCATCTTTCAATGGGCAGGCATTCTATTAAGAGGGATATTGTTACGATTCCTTCCAACAGGTATGTCTCAAAAAAACGTCCTACAGGTGTAAAATAA
- a CDS encoding glutaredoxin family protein, which produces MVEVVIYTTKTCPKCEQLKKVLKSKEVAFTTADMSTPEALTELKFNGVFTMTAPVLQIGDEFLTHKELFNGPDVNLEVLGSII; this is translated from the coding sequence ATGGTTGAAGTGGTTATATATACAACAAAGACTTGCCCGAAATGCGAGCAATTAAAGAAGGTACTTAAGTCAAAGGAAGTTGCTTTCACAACTGCAGATATGTCTACTCCTGAAGCTTTGACCGAACTTAAATTCAATGGTGTTTTTACCATGACTGCCCCGGTACTTCAGATCGGCGATGAATTTTTAACACATAAGGAATTGTTCAATGGCCCTGACGTGAACCTGGAAGTATTGGGTAGTATAATCTAA